The genome window ACTCAACAATCTTTAAAAATATCGCATACACGAATAAACACATAAGCAGCTGAAAATAGCAACCTGTATcatctgttgcggcccctcagTTGGCTTCTTAAGAAACAATTTAACAGTAGCCGTTAGCAGCTGCAGTTGAACTAACGCCGGTTCTTCTGGGAATGTTTCCAAGAAGCTCTCGAGAAGTTCATCAGCGTTGTCAATTCTTTCAGCATATTCTCCAATTATCCAAATCATTGATGCCTACAAAAAGTAAGTCACGTAAGTGCACAAAAACAAGTTTCCTTTAAAGATACATTCAGTTAAAGATGTTCATCGACTAAGACCTTAGCCTCTGGCTCATCTAAAGTGTCCAGACTTTCACAAAGCGTCGCGATGATAGACTCATACCTGTAAATATTCGTCAAGAAAATAGTTAATTATACACAACATTTATTCGGTAAAACAAAAAGGGAGTTCTAATAGTTTGATAGTTCCAAAATATAGAAATCAATCAATGCAGAAGTACTCACGTGTTAGGGTAGCGTCTGAAGATGTCCTTGATAACAATTATAGCTTCCTGCACAACATAATTAACTTTTATCTTTATCAGCTCAAGCAAAACGCTGATGCACCTTTCAGCAGCTCTCTCCAATTTAATTGCACATCTTCCAATAGCACGAACAGCTTTCCGCACAAAGTCAACATCAACCTCTGTTGCATACTCTTTGAACTCCAATAGTACCTAGAACAAAATATGTCAGCGTCTGAAGGGGAAATTGCAGAGAAGAAATCACCTAGTACCAACAGCACTCTAATAAGAGAAATATATTCAATAAATTTAACAATCGCAGATAATTTTGTCGATTTCTGAACTTCTGTTATGTATGAGGCCAGAAAACAATAAAAGGAAACTGTAGCTGAAAATAATCTGACTTCAATCAACATGAGCTAGAAGCAACAACAACATACAAGGGAAAAGATGATTCTGTACCTGATCTATGTTTCGATCTGAGGAAAGCTTTATCATAATCTCCAACTTTTCCATCTTAACATATATAGGGTCGTTGTACTTGCAAAAGAAGACCTAGAGCCAAACATACTATTGAGTTAAAGAAAAACACTGTGACATGATTGATGAATAAGAACAGCTCAAAAATGTCACCTTAATTTCATGAGCAAGTATTGTAGGCCTCTTTTGAACAATCAAATTAATGTTCCTCAAGGCTACATACTGAATCTCAGGCTCTGCAGACAAAAGAGTAACAAGAGGGGGCGCCATTTTCTTACAGAGATTCCGGACTACATCCGTGCTAGTAATGAGCTCCATTTGTAGAAGgattatctaataaaaaaataaaaagatagcaTCAACAAAAGCTCCCATCTAGTACAGAACAGCAAAACCAATAGGCTAGGCACTTTACCAAAAGAGCCAGCAAAACTATTTTTGGAAAtgaaaacaaacaagaaatgatGCTTTGGAGTTTGGTTAGTAGCTAAATGACACCATCAACTCGTCTAATGATGGTGTAGCAGTAGTCCTATTCACTTAAAAAGTCAAGAAACATTAAAATCAATTCAGGGCTAGAATTCATTGGTTCCTACGGTTTACCATGATATAAATTCAAGATGAAAGAAGAAACAAGTCTTCCATCCCTGCTACCATGCAGTGAAGACTGGAAAGTACCTCTATACGGGCCTTACTGATCAGTAGTCATAGTGAACTACAGTTACTGCATAAGAACATCTACAGCATTCCAGTACATGCAAATCAGGCAATAATGTACCTTGACAGCAGAAAGAACAACAGCACAATTTGCATGTTGGAGACGGGGTGTAACTCGTTCCACTATATTTTCTGCTTCCCTGGCATCTGCTGCTTTGTACCTTGACAAAGAATCCAGAATGAAGACTTGGCCCCACCTGcaaatttatcaaaatattaAAGCGCCTGCTTTAGTAAACTACCAAGAAATTCAAAACCCGGTGTAGCGAGAAGTGCAACATACTCCGTGCATTCATTCAAAGCTGTCAGAAGCTTCGACAGTGTATGACTGTTAATCTCAAAGATTGGCCGAACGCTACTGTCTTGAATCTCCGCCAGAGCAGCAACAGCATTTGCAACGACCATAGGATTATTGTCAGATATTAAGTCCTTAAGAGCCTCTAGAAATCCTCTGTCCTCCACTAGCTCAGCATTTATATCATAAAGCTTAGCGACACAAATAGCTGCAGTTTTCCGCACATACGGATCATCATCCTGTGAGAACAATTTAAGGCCCACATATATGGTTATTTAGATGGAAGATGGTCAGCTTAATTTAACAATGTTATAGAAGCAAGAAGAAAGACCTTGAGGCATCTTTGAAGTGGATCACAGAGATACTCTGTGATTTTGTCGACACGGATACAACCCATTGTCCTAACAGCTAAAGCACGAATCAATGGATTTGGGTCTTGTGAATCCTGCAGAAGTTTCAAGTCATCAATAATCTGATTAGATGATATTTCTAGGTTTTATTTTTAATCATACAGTAATCTTCTTTTCTTGCACAAATGTTTATTGCAAGTATGGTTATACTTTCTTACCTTAACAAATGTGTTCACGGCAAGTATGGCAAGATCAGGTTGACTTTTAGCATAGTTGATGAGATATAAATATACTAGCTTCTTCAGCTCCAAGTTCTCAGTCTGCATGCAGTTCACGACATCAGTAAACAATGATGAGACATCTTTTCCAACAGTCATAGCAGCGATCACTTTCTTGACAGCATCCTTTCTCTTGTCCTGCAAGCAATGTTTCGAATAGAAGCTCGGACATCAGAAATTGCAGAAATAAAGCTTAATTACTGAAAATCCAAACGCCAAAGTAAACAAGAAACTTAAATGGCATGAAACGGCATAGAATCCTAAATTTGTAACATTAATTTCAATATCACCTAACTAGCGGTACTTCATCCGATTAAAAGCGTGCATGGTCAAACTACCATGCTAAACTCACATTAAACCAAGGGTACATAAATTACAACCATTACGGAAGCATAACATTTATGATTTATCTTGCACCGCCTGATTTTTTTATTGAGGAATGCACTGCCTGATTTGTGACACAGCAGCATGTGCTCTGTGCTTATGTCCTGCAtatattttctctttcttttagcCGTAAACGTCATTTACGGCATATGTGCAAAACGTATCAGaaaaaaactataaacaacTTTTTGCATCACCAATGGGTATAAAGGGCATTTTAAATTCACTAAACACAAAAGGAAAATGGTGAAGCATGTATTTGCTTGGAACATGGAAAAGTGGAGAGATCAACCAAGCACGCCTTACTGTATCACTATTTGACACACACACAATCAAACATAAAGTGAAAACATTTACTAAGCAACAAGAACATTCACAGTTTAAAACGTAAAAATATATTGGACGCAATCAGAACATGCGAAGGAGTTTGCTGATGATTTGTATGTAGGGAGAACAAAGAATGTGTCTGGACATGGTAGGGGTAAAGCACTGCACTGAACCCATGCGCATACATTTCGCAACTTCTACACTAATCGAATGCAGTTAATGATCAACAGATTAACCTCCCGCTAATTCATCTAGGCATACAATGAACCATCAGATGGTTCATACCAGTTCCTACTTAGTCCTTACAGTCAAAGCTTCAGATGGATCAGAGTTGAATTCATTCATATCGTTCCAACTGAAACCCAATCCCGTCCAAACAGGCCTAACACTGCTAGAGTAGCCCAGCTCCGCACCAAATTCTGCAAATTCTAGCTCATTCATCCCGAACATAACCCCGAAATGAGCACTTCCGGCGCAAAATCCCATCCCACGAACACGAGCAAACCCCACAAGAAAAGAAATCCGGACCCGCAGATCTAGAAGCGGCCGCGCCCGGAGCCCCACCGCACCCGCGCCCAGATCTGGATCCGCACGCAGGAGCAATTCAGCAGGCCCGGCGAGTCACAGAACGAGAACAAGGTAGGAGAGGGACAGCGAGGATGGGGACCTTGTACTGGGAGTTGAGCTCCTCCTTGAGCTCGGGGATCTCCCCCTTCTTGGTGGTGGAGAAGTACTTGGAGTCGTGCCCGCTCATCTCGTCCGCCCCGCCGAGCCTACCCTGCCGACGACGCTCGTCGCCTGCTCCGGCCGCGCCGGTGGTCGCGGTGTGGGGGGCGTGATCTCGCTCGCGGTGGCGGTGGGTGGGGGGAGGACGAAGGCTGGAAAGGGAGGCTTGGGGATTTGACGACGAGACGACGGTGGAGATCTGATCGGCTGCTGCGCTAAAATCATTTCGTGTTTTTCGACTTTTACTAACTCCACCGAACGGAATTTCCGCACTAAATTCCTAAGAATCCGTTtacaatacaagaaattcatccATTTTCTCGTGTGATTTTGAAAAGAGTCCGACGTTCGTTTCTGAAGGCTTATCGAGTTTACATGGAATTTCGTTGTAGTATTAGCGTAAATTATTAAGttttgtatttataattttcaaaGTATAAAATGCCCACGAGTAAAAGTAGGTAATAAAAAACTTTGATAGAAAGAAAATACGCCATAAAGTAGCAATCAACCAAAAATGTGTGTGTGGGGTGAGTGAGGGTAAGGAAGCGCAAATTTTCGAACTCATTTGGCGTATCTTCCGCTCTTCTTCATACATAAACACTCCGAGTAACTAAGTTATGTATCTAAAAAGAGAGGTTATATATTTCACGTAGGTACATACAATCATGTTTCGCCTATCCCGCCATCCTCGGCTTAGCCCATCAATAGCCTAACTCCTAACAGGCTATGCCTCAATCATCCCTTGGCATAACCGCCGCAAACGCTATTGAGCACCTACATCAATTAcaaagtaaaaataaataaattgatcTAGTTGTAGAAAAAAATATCCAACTTAagcggaaaaaaaaatctagatgcaGATACTAAATTAACTGCATTGAGATTTACTCGtcatcatcctcctcgtcgGTGATAGCCACACTGTCACCTCCACTCCCCAATCACGATGGAGAACAGGGAACATAGAGTTGGCGACAACATGCGACAAGGGGATGGAGGAGCactagagagagagggagcaggaaAAGGGTCACATGGAGAATGAAGGTGATGACAGCGGTGGTGGTGCAAAATCAGTTGAAGCGGCAAGAGAACCAACAAAAGCCTCTCGACGTGAGTAGGAAAGAGATTGGCAGAGAGTTGGCTGGTGTCACTTATGCGACATACATAATCCCTGCCCAAAGAGGCCCTCAAAACTAACTCTAGTCAttataaaaaaagtaaaatcaCACAACCAAGAGCATAATAAGGTTTTTCAAAAAAGTTGGACCGGGTCGAGATATCAATCAAACAAATGGTTTGATTGGGCTGTCTAGAGCTCGAAATCCAATGGTTGGGCCGGCGTTTTTGACACCTTGAGGCTTCTGTTTCCTGGGTTGCCATCATTTATTCTCTGGCCCACAATCTCGAGCGTGGTCCGATGGGCCTGCTTTCTCCCCTCCCGGTTCATCCATCAAATTGTTCGGTTGTTTCAGTCTCGGCACGGCACTTTCGCGagggatttttttaaaataatattattttattgaaaaaatgtAAAACTAATACctaaaattcaatatttgcagTGACTGTCGGCACTTCGGGTCTTGTGTCCAGTAGAtgtatttaaagaaaaatttataactttttcatatgatatCATATTGatataatatttatatgaaaatagtaCCTATCGACgatatctacaattttgtaattaaatttttttccattttaatctatttagctGCCAAAAATGGTTATACATTTTAGGTCTGAATTTTCTAGCCATTTTTAGGTACCTAAACAGATTAAAATAGAAattttcaattacaaagttgtagatatcatctATAGCTacaattttaataaaaaaaaatcatctccatctgagatcatataaaaaaattatgaatttttttaatatcatctGCGGGATAAGGACCTGCCGACAGGCCCTAGGGCCTACTGACACATAGCATGTCGACACTCTGCATGTCGATAGGTACTTATTTCTGCAAATATCGGATTTAtggtattatttttgcaattttttaataaaataatattatttaaaaaaaaaactctttgtTAGGGTCAGGTTGTTGTTTTTGCTTGCTTATTAATTACTACTTACTCCGTTGAGAAATAGTAGGCATATTTCttttgggctcaatcttcgaagttaaattttgactaagattttatcacaaaatatatcatttatagctataaaatctatatagtgtgaaatcattttgaattgtaaGCCTAGCTGTATAATTTTTATgcactagatattcttatagtttgattaaatgttagacAAAGTagacaaagtttgacttttacaaaaagaaatatgtctaTTATTTCTGAACAAATAGAGTAGTACACACTGGATTAATCACATATAATCACTCAAAAAGGGAGCAGTTAGAATTAGACCCCGTTTGGTTGGGCTTCAATCCGGCTTCTCACCCCCAAAAGTTGGAAGTACAACCAAACGGGTCGCTTTTGAAAGTTGCTTCTCAAAAGTTAGGGTGTCCCAAAAGCCAAAATTGAAATGCAATGGAGAAGCAAGCCTAGGTGGGTTTTTTGGCTTCTACGGGTTGCGTTTACTAGAGTCGGCCTTAAGTTTTTTTAAATTACCCGTGATTACCATTATATAAAAACGCTAGTGTCGGTGTAATAGATAAGGGGTGCCCCACGAGGTGGGCACTACACCGCCAAATGTTAACCGACATTAGATATTTTTAAGACCACAACCTCATCGTGCGACCAGGGCGGGGCTTGTGCAACCAGCCCTCTGGTCGCAAATGGAAACCATGCGACCAGCCCTTACTAGTCGCAAGGCAAGTACTCACTTAACCAGTCATGTCACATTTAATGTTAACCACTCAAGCGCTTTTCCATATCCAGGAACTCCCTTTTGGCGAACAAGGTCGTGTGCAGTGACACGTCCTGCAGTATTTAATGTTGTGGGATGGCCTCACAAACGAGTGTGACGGTGTTTGGTGGATGGGACAGGGCGTGCAGGACGACCAGAGCAGGACATGCTTAACTATCCGTCGCTGTAATAGGCTAGTGGTAGTTGGTTTCGTCAGGTATAGGTCTGCCATAGAGTTTGGCATGATTTGTTTGTATGTACATCTTTTTCCCTAGTATATAAAAGGGGAGGACCCGGCTTATAAAGGGATGGAGAAAACACTGGAACAAGTTCACCCAGTCcttaaaaaaatacacaagacatagggctattatcccacagAAGGTCTAAACCTAGATAAATCCCTATGTTCTTGAGTTCGTTCAATACACACCCATAAGAAATGTAGATCAACGTGTTTGTCGTCTGGTATACCCCAGATTCATTATCAGGGATTGTTCCCTGATAGTtgacgcgccaggtaggggcgtatttttcatgttttttcttcatttttagaTACTATGGTTAGGATACCCATATCTTGATCCATAAGGGCCGCGGAGTTCCATTTCGAGGACCCTAACCATCGTGAGGTTTTTGTCATGGGGTACAACCCAGACGAGCTCGGTGTGCTCCAAATATGGGACCGAGCCGAAGTTCGAGGATTCCGAGACTGAACGTAAAATTTGCATGCAGACCCATGCAGACAGGGGCATCAGAGACACTCATGTCGCGGGAATCAGAGGTGAGCCACAGGCTGTAGGCCAAGAGGGAAACCAGCTCGGCGCCAAGCATGGAGGTGGTCCTATATTGCCCCTATATTGCCCCAGCAACTGCAGTAACGTGGAGGAGCGTCCGCCCGAGGTTGAGACCTTAGCGGTGGCGTCTTCAAGGCCATCGCACCACACGCGAAACACGAGCGCCGAGGCTCACCCCCTCACGATGTCTTACCATCGGCTCTCTCCCCGATTGCATGCAGCTGCCTATCGATGAGCGACTCCCCGTTACGGGACGAGGTGCAACGCTTTCTCAGCCTAGCTGGGGAGGTGCGCTGGCCAGACAAGTTCTGGCTAATCCTAGCCGAAAAATACGATAGCTCGACTAACCTAGAGAagttcctacagatctacaccaccatggtgcaggccacGGGAGGCGACGAGAAGGTCATGGTGGACTATTTTCCAACTGCCCTGGCCGGTTTAGCAtggtcctggcttatgaaccttcCCTGCAGGTCAGTTCACTCCTAGGAAGACTTGTGCGATCAATTTGTCGCCAACTTTCAGGGATCCTATGCTCGACtaggggtcgaggatgacctataTCAAGTCAGGCAGCGACATGGCGAGCCGCTACAAGACTACATCTTGTACTTCATCGAATGTCGGAATACCATTCCAAACATCACGGGTGAGTCCATGATCATAGAGTTCCAAAGGGGGGTTAGGGACCAAAAGATGGTCAAAAAGCTAGCTACCAAGGAAGTCTAgagcaccaccgagctcttcAAGCTTGAGGACAAGTGCGCGCAGCCGCTAAGGCCCAAGAGTGTCAGGTCAGCGCGAAGCCACAACCGACCTCTGACCAGCCCGCCTCTTCCAAGGGAGCAGGtcggaaggagaagaagaagaacaagctcaAGGCTGAACCACCCGACGTCATGGCGGTCGAGCAGGCTGACCAACCATGCCGACGCTTCGAGAGAAAGAACGAAAAGAAAGACAAATGCTACTACCGGATCCACCGTACCAATGCACATGACctaaccgaatgcaaggtcatgCGGGACATCTTCGACAATGATCTTGGGGTCGCAAACCCAAGCGCGACGACGACAGTGAGACGGGGCTAATCCCGACAAATCAGCTTTGGGTTTCCAGCAGGCCAAGTACATGGTCCATCATATCTTTGGGGGCGCCGCTACGTATTTCTCTAATAGGGAGTATAAGTCGGTGGTTCGCGAGGTATGCGCAACCATGTAGGGACTGAGTCCGTGTCTGAAGTGATCAGAGATACCTCTCACCTTCAGCCAGGCGGACCACCCTGCATGTGTCAAGCGCCCTGGAAGCTACCCCATCATGGTCGAACCCACAGTGCATAACATCCAAATGGGgcattgtcggaggattaactcctgtcgcagggatcccgagagacccctttttagatattcggccggggggatgatcctgaataagttcgtcggagaaatgaatgagggtaaatgcaacgaccggtggtgggggatgacctagtgcaaaaagaagtaaatgcaccggagtttagacaggttcgggccgcacgggggcgtaataccctactcctgtatggatgcaataactgtccctgagggagatccctcaaggatgtagctggttacaagaaatatgatctaactaagagcttgaggccccTCGTTCTTCGGCTGGAGCTATCCTCAAGCTTGCTCACAATGTCTccgtctgttggcttggttcgttgtggggttggTCTTCTTCGTGAGTCAACTCGTGTTTAGCCCAGAGCTCTCTCTTTTGCTTCTGTGTTgtcggctcttttaagcacttgccGGCTACgccatgccccgaacgggaaggaggggggcacaagttccaagacgccatcactgggaaaggcgtcatcatttctctaggcgaagtgaccggagggCGGAAAAATGCCGcccgcccggtcacctgtcactgtggacgccctggcaacgggcaccatggagggggcccaccgggcagccgcagagcaacccggcgtgcccgtcctgtcttgttcctctgccacaacagggtggcagacggaacgcgaTCCTCGCGATGAAACCGacgatacgggacgggacccgtgcaattaatagccccacgcccctctgccaaagcatggcagggactgacgctgcggcgggagcagttggatgtgtcaggccacgcacgctcattaaatgcggcttcggcctctgactggcggacacctcatcggtgggcccctcgggggcctttctgggtcatcggggaaccgagtgctcgggggtactgttcacctccccgagcactctctcccgagcactcttgcccgatccttcggggaaccgaacgatcgggggccgccacgtgcagccccgagcattctcttcCGGGCACTCTTTGTGTGGAACCTCAGGGAactgagcgctcgggggctgctgctcgcagccccgagcactctctcccggaactttagctcttctggtcatcggggaactagggtgctcggggatgaccTGGTACCGACCCGAGCacttttcttcccggtacttagactccgcggatcatcggggaactggggtgctcgggaaccaaagactgtggccctgagcaccttctcccagaacTCAAACTCTCCTTACCCCGCGGGAAAGACCTCACGGGATGGCGATACGTGGttgatggctggcctggcctcgggactcagggacccccggttcctgatacaccgacaggcgTGTACTGGTTGAGGGAGGGAGCTCtgtcaacctcctcttcgctgaCATGCTGGACACCCTGCAGATTCCGATGAGTGCGTTGAAACCATATCCTTCCTTCTTCGGGATCAACCCCGGCTCCTCAGCTAAGTCGTTAGGGCAGATCGAGCTATCCGTCACCTTCAGTTCGTCAAACAACTTTAGGACCGAGAAGATCCTTTTTGATGTGGCAAACTTCAGGACCGCTTACTACGTGATCCTAGGATGACCAGCAATAGCCTAGTTCATGGTCGTCACCCACTATGCATACTAGACGATCAAGATCCATGGTCCCAAAGGGGCCATCACTATTTTGGGCAATCCAAAGATGGCCCTATATTGTGACAAATGTAGCCTCAacatggtcgagctgactccCGGGTCGCAGCCCAAGAACGCCGAGCCCAGTGGTTGCCCTGTGAAGGTTCACGTCATCACTAATCCCGACGATCGGCTCAAAGCAATATGCCTAGATGACGTTGACCCATCTAGGACAGCCTCGATAGGGGCCAACCTGGACCCTAAATAAGAACTCACGCTCATTACTTTCCTCGAGGCAAAGTTGGATGTCTTTTCTTGGAGTCTGTCTGATATGTCTGGGATCcctagggatgtgatcgagcataAGTTATCAGTGTGACTTGGCGCACAACTAGTAAAGCAATAGGCGCATCAGTTCACATCTGACCAAAAGAAAGAActtcatgaggagatcgacaagcttcTGAAAGCAGGCTTCATCTAAGGGTGTAGTACCtggagtggctggctaacccagtcatggtttGGAAACCCAATGGTAAGTAGATGATGTGCGTCGACTTTATTAACCTTAACAAAGCATGCCATAAGGATCTATTCCCTTTACCCCGGATCGACCAGCTTGTGGACTCGATTGCCGGTAGTGATCTGCTAAGTTTCTTGGATGCCCGTTCAGGATACCTTCAGATTAGTATGAATAgggtagatgaggagaaaactacttttgtaatgccctttggggtcttttgctattgcattttggtttgaaaagcgCTAGTGCCACTTACTAGCAATTTATTCAGCTCATCCTTCAACCACATCTCAAAAGAAATGTCAAGGCGTATGTTGACGATGTGGTCATAAAAAGCAGGACCAAGGATGATCTGGTCGCTCAGAGTCCCATCAGGGAAGTCGCTCGGTTTCCTCATGTCTAGTCGGGGAATAGAAGCAAACCCGGataagatcagagccatcgatcAGATGGAATCGTCAACCAGGTTAAAGGAGGTTCATAAACTAATTGGATGTATGATAGCCttaagcaggttcatctcaaggatgGCAGAGAAGGGGATGCCGCTCTTCAAGCTTCTCAAAAAGAGCGACCACTTCCTGTGGACGCCAGAAGAGGAGACAACATTCtaagatctcaaaaggtaccaCTCTTCTCCTCATGTACTAACTGCTCCTCGACCGGACGAGGAGTTCTTGTTCTATGTGgcagctaccccacaggtcACGAGCGCAGTA of Phragmites australis chromosome 3, lpPhrAust1.1, whole genome shotgun sequence contains these proteins:
- the LOC133912530 gene encoding beta-adaptin-like protein C, with the translated sequence MSGHDSKYFSTTKKGEIPELKEELNSQYKDKRKDAVKKVIAAMTVGKDVSSLFTDVVNCMQTENLELKKLVYLYLINYAKSQPDLAILAVNTFVKDSQDPNPLIRALAVRTMGCIRVDKITEYLCDPLQRCLKDDDPYVRKTAAICVAKLYDINAELVEDRGFLEALKDLISDNNPMVVANAVAALAEIQDSSVRPIFEINSHTLSKLLTALNECTEWGQVFILDSLSRYKAADAREAENIVERVTPRLQHANCAVVLSAVKIILLQMELITSTDVVRNLCKKMAPPLVTLLSAEPEIQYVALRNINLIVQKRPTILAHEIKVFFCKYNDPIYVKMEKLEIMIKLSSDRNIDQVLLEFKEYATEVDVDFVRKAVRAIGRCAIKLERAAERCISVLLELIKIKVNYVVQEAIIVIKDIFRRYPNTYESIIATLCESLDTLDEPEAKASMIWIIGEYAERIDNADELLESFLETFPEEPALVQLQLLTATVKLFLKKPTEGPQQMIQAVLNNATVETDNPDLRDRAYIYWRLLSTDPEAAKDVVLAEKPVISDDSNLLDSSLLDELLANISTLSSVYHKPPESFVSRVKAAPRADDEEFADTAETGYSESPSQGVDGASPSSSAGTSSHVPVKQPVAASPSAPAPMPDLLGDLMGMDNAIVPVDEPTAPTGPPLPVLLPSTNGQGLQISAQLARRDGQIYYDISFENGTQGVLDGFMIQFNKNTFGLAAGEPLQVPPLQPGASARTLLPMVMFQNVSPGAPNSLLQVAVKNNQQPVWYFNDKFSLHVFFGEDGKMERTSFLEAWKSLPDDNEFTKEYPSSVINSIDAIVEHLAASNVFFIAKRRNANMDVLYLSAKIPRGIPFLIELTAAVSVPGVKCAVKTPNREMVPLFFEAMEALIK